A genomic stretch from Desulfohalobium retbaense DSM 5692 includes:
- the dnaN gene encoding DNA polymerase III subunit beta — MLVRISKEQVLSGFQKAAGIIPMKTGAAFLRTIWLEAKDNHLTIMSTDSKLEFSGSYPAQVETPGLIGVPGKKFYDLFRKLPPGEITLHAADSEDHVLLEQGRRKYKLPTNDASWFQPFSAFPEDEAVLWSGDFLKEIINRITYCVADDESMNGMNCLKITPWPNSEAVEACGLNGHQFALMRFLNPDIHAILPQDDEGEDSGILIAKNYLLELKKWLSSDEIYFTIDQKRLFFTNGKKNEIFSLPLSTYKFPKYETFLSNFQNETSKLNIGRDEILDALERVALFNTENQRCSYFVFDSTEMIVYSQGQETGEATESLGVEYSGDLKKIAFPTTTLIEVLSHFQSEMITFEFTGVEGPCKITGKEDSGYLVVVMPMHVAEETYYVEEETEND; from the coding sequence ATGTTAGTAAGAATCAGTAAAGAACAAGTTCTCTCTGGATTTCAAAAGGCAGCCGGCATCATCCCCATGAAAACTGGAGCGGCTTTTTTGCGCACCATTTGGCTTGAGGCCAAAGACAACCACCTCACGATCATGTCCACGGACTCCAAACTCGAATTCAGCGGCAGTTATCCGGCCCAGGTCGAAACTCCCGGCTTGATCGGAGTCCCAGGGAAAAAATTCTACGACCTGTTCCGGAAACTTCCTCCCGGCGAGATCACCCTGCATGCAGCGGACAGCGAGGACCACGTCCTTTTGGAGCAGGGAAGGCGCAAATACAAACTCCCGACCAACGACGCCTCATGGTTTCAACCTTTTTCCGCCTTTCCCGAGGATGAGGCGGTGCTGTGGTCCGGGGATTTCCTCAAGGAAATCATCAACCGTATCACGTATTGCGTAGCGGACGACGAAAGCATGAACGGCATGAATTGCCTCAAGATCACCCCTTGGCCCAACAGCGAGGCTGTGGAGGCCTGTGGTCTCAATGGGCACCAATTCGCGCTGATGCGCTTTTTAAATCCCGATATCCATGCTATCTTGCCTCAAGACGATGAGGGGGAGGACAGCGGCATTCTCATCGCGAAAAACTACCTCCTGGAACTCAAAAAATGGCTCAGCAGCGATGAGATCTATTTCACCATCGATCAAAAGCGCCTTTTTTTCACCAACGGCAAGAAAAACGAAATTTTCAGTCTCCCGCTGAGTACGTATAAATTTCCCAAGTATGAAACTTTCTTATCAAATTTCCAGAACGAAACCTCGAAGCTGAACATCGGGCGCGACGAGATCCTGGATGCCCTTGAGCGGGTGGCCCTGTTTAACACCGAAAATCAGCGCTGCTCCTACTTCGTTTTTGATTCCACCGAAATGATCGTGTATAGTCAGGGGCAGGAAACAGGGGAAGCGACGGAATCCTTGGGCGTTGAGTACAGCGGGGATCTCAAGAAAATCGCTTTTCCCACAACCACTCTGATCGAAGTCCTCTCTCATTTCCAATCCGAAATGATCACCTTCGAATTCACCGGGGTTGAAGGCCCTTGTAAGATCACTGGGAAAGAGGATTCAGGCTATCTCGTGGTGGTCATGCCCATGCATGTCGCCGAGGAAACCTATTACGTCGAAGAAGAAACGGAAAACGACTAA
- the gyrB gene encoding DNA topoisomerase (ATP-hydrolyzing) subunit B, which produces MEKNQYTADSITILEGLSAVRKRPAMYIGSTDLQGLHHLVYEVVDNAIDEAMAGYCNRVKVTIHLDNSVTISDDGRGIPVDMHPKQNKPAVEVVMTVLHAGGKFDNETYKVSGGLHGVGVSVVNALSEYLEVTIQRSGTKYHQRYERGLPKSELEERGPTHRTGTTIRFRPDEEIFADLNFTAATLTKRFEELAYLNSGLEIAFFDERTQESQRFKYDGGIRSFIENLNADEGALHSIVYGHGEVENVAIEFALQYNGGFKENVHSFANNIRTKEGGSHLSGFKTALTRNINTYLLHADLPKKFKTKITGDDVREGLTAVVSVKLPMPQFEGQTKTKLGNSEVAGHVASVISSHLGTYLEENPKDAKAIVEKIVDAARARDAARKAKDLVRRKSALGDNALPGKLADCQSKDPKESELFIVEGDSAGGSAKQGRDPKFQAILPLRGKILNVEKTRFDKMLENKEIKHLITAMGAGIGEEEINLEKLRYHKVIIMTDADVDGAHIRTLLLTFFFRQYPQLIEHGYLYIAQPPLYRVHKGNFERFLSTENELKQYLMQRISDELKVTTPSEHAFEGQALVQLLDSIVALQDKMRDVANFGVQEDLFWDILQYGQRLRPETLRDSELYTPFFEYMEQLGYDLEVEEEEEEEESRWYLNIIDRNDHRVHLGIEFFNSKLYKIAYQILDELKSHSPELIFTVTSKSTSLDIDSPFGLLEHVLAEADKGINVQRYKGLGEMNPKQLWETTMEPDDRMLLQVDIEDAAEADSIFSKLMGDKVEPRRDFIERNALSVDELDI; this is translated from the coding sequence ATGGAAAAAAATCAATACACCGCAGACAGCATCACGATTCTCGAGGGCCTTTCCGCGGTCCGCAAGCGCCCAGCCATGTACATCGGATCCACGGATCTGCAAGGGTTGCACCACCTGGTCTATGAAGTGGTCGACAACGCCATCGATGAGGCCATGGCCGGGTATTGCAACCGGGTCAAGGTGACCATTCACCTCGACAACAGCGTGACCATCTCCGATGACGGCCGCGGAATTCCTGTGGATATGCACCCCAAACAAAACAAGCCGGCGGTTGAGGTCGTTATGACCGTTCTGCACGCCGGTGGGAAGTTTGATAACGAAACATACAAGGTTTCCGGTGGATTGCACGGCGTAGGTGTGTCTGTGGTCAATGCCTTGTCCGAATACCTCGAAGTGACTATCCAGCGCTCGGGAACCAAATACCACCAGCGCTATGAACGCGGTCTGCCCAAAAGCGAACTCGAAGAGCGCGGCCCGACCCACCGTACCGGGACCACCATCCGTTTTCGTCCTGACGAAGAAATATTCGCCGACCTCAATTTCACCGCCGCAACCTTGACCAAGCGGTTCGAAGAATTGGCCTATCTCAACAGTGGTCTGGAAATCGCGTTTTTCGACGAACGAACCCAGGAAAGCCAACGTTTTAAATACGACGGGGGAATCCGGTCCTTTATCGAAAATCTCAACGCCGATGAAGGGGCTTTGCATTCGATCGTTTACGGGCACGGGGAGGTCGAGAATGTGGCCATCGAATTCGCCCTGCAATACAACGGCGGGTTCAAAGAAAATGTCCATTCCTTTGCCAACAATATCCGGACCAAGGAGGGCGGCTCGCACCTCTCAGGTTTTAAGACGGCGCTGACCCGGAATATCAATACCTACCTTCTTCACGCTGATCTTCCCAAGAAATTCAAGACCAAGATTACCGGCGACGATGTCCGTGAGGGGCTGACGGCCGTGGTCTCCGTGAAACTCCCCATGCCCCAGTTTGAGGGGCAGACCAAGACCAAACTCGGTAACAGCGAAGTCGCCGGCCATGTGGCCTCTGTAATCTCCTCCCATCTAGGCACCTATCTGGAAGAAAACCCCAAGGACGCCAAAGCAATCGTCGAAAAGATCGTTGATGCCGCCCGAGCCAGGGATGCAGCGCGCAAGGCCAAAGACCTGGTCCGCCGCAAATCCGCCTTGGGCGACAACGCCCTGCCTGGAAAACTCGCCGACTGTCAGAGCAAGGACCCCAAGGAGAGTGAACTCTTTATCGTTGAGGGCGATTCGGCAGGTGGTTCGGCCAAGCAGGGACGGGACCCGAAATTCCAGGCCATTTTGCCTCTGCGGGGCAAGATTTTGAATGTCGAAAAGACCCGTTTTGACAAAATGCTTGAAAATAAAGAGATCAAGCATCTTATCACCGCCATGGGGGCCGGAATCGGTGAAGAGGAAATCAACCTCGAGAAACTGCGGTATCACAAAGTCATCATTATGACCGACGCCGATGTTGACGGGGCTCACATCCGGACCCTGCTGTTGACCTTCTTTTTCCGGCAATACCCGCAATTGATCGAGCATGGCTATCTGTATATCGCGCAACCTCCGTTGTACCGGGTGCATAAGGGAAATTTCGAACGTTTTCTTTCCACGGAAAACGAACTCAAACAATACCTCATGCAACGCATCAGCGATGAATTAAAGGTCACGACACCTTCTGAGCACGCCTTTGAAGGGCAAGCCCTAGTGCAATTGCTGGATTCTATTGTCGCTTTGCAAGATAAAATGCGGGATGTGGCCAACTTCGGCGTTCAAGAGGATCTGTTTTGGGATATACTCCAATACGGACAGCGCTTGCGTCCAGAGACGTTGCGCGATTCGGAACTCTATACACCGTTTTTTGAATATATGGAGCAGCTCGGCTACGATCTTGAGGTTGAGGAAGAAGAAGAGGAAGAAGAAAGCCGTTGGTATTTGAATATTATCGATCGCAATGACCACCGGGTCCATCTCGGTATCGAGTTCTTCAACTCAAAGCTCTATAAAATTGCCTACCAAATTCTTGATGAGCTCAAATCGCACAGTCCCGAACTCATTTTCACGGTCACCAGCAAGAGTACAAGTCTGGATATCGACTCCCCATTTGGCCTTCTGGAGCATGTCCTTGCGGAAGCGGACAAGGGCATAAATGTCCAGCGGTATAAAGGGTTAGGGGAAATGAACCCCAAACAATTGTGGGAGACCACGATGGAGCCCGATGACCGCATGCTGCTTCAAGTCGATATTGAAGATGCCGCGGAAGCCGACAGTATTTTCAGTAAATTGATGGGAGATAAAGTCGAACCCCGCCGGGATTTCATCGAGCGCAATGCCTTGAGTGTCGATGAATTGGATATCTAG
- the gyrA gene encoding DNA gyrase subunit A: MLQSIHIEEEIKKSYLEYSLSVIIGRALPDVRDGLKPVHRRILYAMHDLGNTYNRPYKKSARIVGDVIGKYHPHGDAAVYDALVRMAQDFNMRHPLVDGQGNFGSLDGDAPAAMRYTESRMARISGEFLADIDKQTVNFRANYDNTLHEPEVLPTKVPNLLVNGASGIAVGMATNIPPHNLGEVTDALLALLDDPSLGLDQLLHYIKGPDFPTAALMYGRQGMRQAYATGRGSIKLRSRLHVEESKKGRESIVITEIPFALNKASLVEKIAQLVNEGKLEGISDLRDESDRNGIRIVIDLKRNTLSDIVINTLYKYTALETSYGINLLAVVNNRPQLLSLKQILELFLEHRKEVILRRSRYDLDKAEKRAHILEGLRIALDNIDEVVRLIRASATPAEAKAGLMQRFELSEVQSQAILDMRLHRLTNLERDKLLEEYRAVLERIEYLKSIIEQSEVLRGVVRDELQELRKTFASPRRTEILESDPNEIDIEDLIPDEEVVITLTRNGYIKRTPLSAYQQQKRGGKGVSGANVAQKDFVTDLMTGTNHQYLLLFTNKGRMHQLKVYQIPEGRRTARGTHIANLLPLDKEEYVATVLCMKDFDANHSFLFATKKGMVKRSAVHLYRNYRPHGLIAVNLRDGDELIAVREVDEESEIFLITHHGVAIRFACSEVRSMGRGAAGVKGIALRQEDAVVSCVIINGDGRDQLLTVSEQGYGKRTAIDYYRQQSRGGKGIINMRLTSKTGGVLGAMMVDETDELIMLTSMHKMLRIGTADIRICGRATQGVKLVSLDSEATVVCFDRIVSEEALSS, from the coding sequence GTGTTGCAATCAATCCATATCGAAGAAGAAATCAAGAAGTCCTATCTGGAATACTCGCTCAGTGTGATCATTGGGCGGGCCTTGCCGGATGTACGCGATGGGCTCAAGCCGGTACATCGGCGTATTCTGTACGCCATGCATGACCTCGGTAATACTTACAACCGCCCGTATAAAAAATCGGCCCGGATCGTCGGTGACGTCATCGGGAAATACCATCCCCATGGCGACGCGGCAGTCTATGACGCCCTGGTGCGCATGGCTCAGGACTTCAATATGCGCCATCCGCTGGTCGACGGGCAGGGCAACTTCGGTTCCCTGGACGGTGACGCCCCGGCGGCCATGCGGTACACTGAATCCAGAATGGCCCGTATTTCTGGGGAGTTTTTGGCGGACATCGACAAGCAGACCGTCAATTTCCGCGCGAATTACGACAATACCTTGCACGAGCCCGAAGTCCTGCCAACCAAGGTCCCCAATCTGCTGGTCAACGGGGCGTCGGGGATCGCTGTGGGCATGGCCACCAATATTCCGCCGCACAATCTGGGCGAAGTGACCGATGCCTTGCTGGCCCTGCTGGACGACCCCTCCCTCGGGCTTGACCAACTCTTGCACTATATCAAGGGGCCGGATTTTCCGACCGCGGCGTTGATGTACGGCCGGCAAGGGATGCGGCAGGCTTACGCCACCGGCCGCGGCAGCATCAAGCTCCGCAGCCGTCTCCATGTCGAGGAATCCAAGAAAGGGCGTGAATCGATCGTTATCACCGAGATTCCGTTTGCCCTGAACAAGGCGTCACTGGTCGAAAAAATCGCCCAGCTCGTCAATGAGGGCAAACTCGAAGGGATCAGCGATCTGCGCGACGAATCCGATCGTAACGGCATCCGGATCGTGATCGATCTCAAACGGAACACCCTGTCGGATATCGTCATCAACACCTTGTACAAGTATACGGCCCTGGAAACCTCCTACGGCATCAATCTATTGGCGGTGGTCAATAACCGGCCCCAATTGTTGAGCCTGAAACAGATCCTGGAACTTTTCCTTGAACACCGCAAAGAGGTTATCCTCCGCCGTTCCCGCTATGACCTCGACAAGGCTGAAAAACGGGCCCACATCCTGGAAGGCCTGCGTATCGCCCTGGATAATATCGACGAGGTCGTGCGCTTGATCCGGGCCTCGGCCACGCCGGCCGAAGCCAAGGCCGGGCTCATGCAGCGGTTTGAGCTCAGCGAGGTCCAGAGTCAGGCCATTTTGGACATGCGCTTACACCGGTTGACCAACCTGGAGCGGGACAAACTGCTCGAGGAATACCGGGCTGTCCTGGAGCGTATCGAATATCTCAAAAGTATCATTGAACAAAGTGAAGTCCTGCGCGGGGTGGTCCGCGATGAACTTCAGGAGTTGCGAAAGACCTTCGCCTCACCCCGGCGTACTGAGATCCTGGAAAGCGATCCCAACGAGATCGATATCGAGGATTTGATTCCGGATGAAGAGGTGGTCATCACCCTGACCCGCAATGGGTATATCAAACGGACCCCCCTGTCGGCCTACCAGCAGCAAAAACGCGGTGGGAAAGGGGTTTCTGGGGCGAATGTCGCTCAGAAGGATTTCGTGACCGATCTGATGACTGGGACCAACCACCAGTACCTGTTGCTGTTCACCAACAAGGGGCGCATGCACCAGTTGAAGGTCTATCAGATCCCGGAAGGCCGGCGCACGGCGCGTGGGACCCACATCGCCAATCTCCTGCCTTTGGACAAAGAAGAATATGTGGCCACCGTCCTGTGCATGAAGGACTTTGACGCCAACCACTCCTTTTTGTTTGCGACCAAAAAGGGCATGGTCAAACGTTCTGCAGTCCATTTGTATCGCAATTACCGGCCCCATGGCCTTATCGCCGTCAATCTGCGTGACGGTGATGAGCTTATCGCTGTGCGCGAGGTCGACGAGGAATCGGAGATCTTTTTGATTACCCATCACGGTGTGGCTATCCGCTTTGCCTGCTCTGAGGTGCGGTCCATGGGCCGCGGCGCTGCCGGGGTCAAAGGGATTGCCCTGCGCCAGGAGGATGCTGTCGTTTCTTGTGTGATCATCAACGGTGACGGGCGGGATCAGTTGTTGACTGTTTCTGAACAAGGCTATGGCAAACGGACGGCCATCGACTATTACCGGCAGCAATCGCGGGGCGGCAAAGGGATCATCAATATGCGCCTGACCTCGAAGACCGGCGGGGTCTTGGGGGCGATGATGGTCGACGAAACCGACGAACTGATCATGCTGACTTCTATGCACAAGATGCTGCGCATCGGTACCGCGGATATCCGTATCTGCGGGCGGGCAACGCAGGGAGTCAAATTGGTCTCTTTGGACAGCGAGGCCACCGTGGTCTGCTTTGACCGCATTGTCAGTGAAGAGGCGCTTTCTTCCTGA
- a CDS encoding RnfABCDGE type electron transport complex subunit B, whose translation MGEIVVAAATLAALGAGLGGLIACAAKIFYVPTDERVTAVEEALAGLNCGMCGYGSCYAYAEAIVHAGDAVDKCVPGGAASAHTIAQVMGYPEPEPGARRWTPQVHCRGGAHAAARQFHYGGVADCRAAALYHGGPKQCRYGCLGLGSCVRVCPVEAIDFDGSDLVWVDQAACIGCGRCVGICPTGVMRWIPADAEVMVACNSLHKGPVVQKQCRVGCIGCKKCEKASPDGGFRVSNFLSRIDYDTDGDRRRAAETCPTGCILSLAARY comes from the coding sequence ATGGGGGAAATAGTTGTTGCGGCGGCCACCTTGGCTGCTCTGGGCGCGGGATTGGGAGGACTGATCGCTTGCGCGGCCAAAATCTTTTACGTCCCGACCGACGAACGGGTCACAGCGGTCGAAGAGGCTTTGGCCGGGCTCAATTGCGGCATGTGCGGCTACGGGAGTTGTTATGCGTACGCTGAAGCCATTGTTCACGCTGGTGATGCTGTCGACAAATGTGTCCCCGGCGGAGCGGCCTCAGCCCACACGATCGCTCAGGTCATGGGCTACCCCGAGCCGGAACCCGGTGCCCGGCGCTGGACGCCACAAGTCCATTGCCGCGGGGGTGCCCACGCCGCGGCGCGCCAGTTTCACTACGGAGGCGTCGCCGATTGCCGGGCGGCAGCCCTGTACCACGGCGGTCCCAAACAATGTCGTTATGGTTGTCTGGGCCTTGGTTCCTGTGTCCGGGTCTGCCCGGTGGAGGCCATCGATTTCGACGGCAGTGATCTGGTCTGGGTGGATCAGGCGGCTTGTATCGGATGCGGGCGTTGCGTAGGCATTTGCCCTACCGGCGTCATGCGCTGGATTCCAGCGGACGCGGAGGTTATGGTCGCTTGCAATTCCCTGCATAAGGGACCGGTGGTCCAGAAACAATGCCGTGTGGGGTGTATCGGGTGCAAAAAATGCGAAAAGGCTTCCCCTGACGGCGGGTTTCGGGTCTCGAACTTTCTCTCCCGGATCGATTACGACACCGACGGCGACCGACGCCGCGCCGCTGAAACCTGTCCCACCGGCTGCATCCTGTCTCTTGCAGCCCGCTATTAG
- a CDS encoding GlpM family protein produces MSMQEILLRFIAGGTAVVLISALGRLKYELISGLFVLFPAVTLVSFYFLGQSAGSETVGKVALFSIYAVPTPIAFLLAFYFLQQRLPVTWALFWGVLAWLVAALVLVVLNTKFFHIT; encoded by the coding sequence ATGTCGATGCAAGAAATTCTTTTACGTTTTATCGCCGGCGGAACAGCAGTCGTGCTGATTTCCGCCCTGGGTCGTCTGAAATACGAACTGATATCAGGCCTGTTCGTGCTTTTTCCGGCAGTGACCCTGGTCAGCTTTTATTTTCTCGGTCAAAGCGCTGGGAGCGAAACAGTGGGCAAGGTTGCTTTGTTCAGCATTTACGCTGTGCCGACCCCTATCGCCTTTCTGCTCGCCTTTTATTTTCTCCAGCAGCGTCTGCCCGTGACCTGGGCGCTTTTCTGGGGCGTCCTGGCCTGGCTGGTGGCCGCTCTTGTCCTGGTCGTTTTGAACACCAAGTTCTTCCATATCACTTGA
- a CDS encoding 3'-5' exonuclease — translation MKRYTMAQFEAGERLKAHKKVFQGLDPTKPLSEFSFCVLDTELTGLRRRHEIISIGAVRIEHLALKPLDRFYTEVCPKAWTKTGTLIHRISPQQCQDAPKIGKVLPELIAYLGTSLLIGHNIALDLQFLQKACKKHLGHPLVHPCIDTLRLARVYEESRWESYYDRFTLRVSYQLQELAQAYGLPCFPAHNAASDALQTAYLFVYLVHKLRETHPLVTLEELYRCGRGWRWYF, via the coding sequence ATGAAACGGTATACGATGGCCCAATTCGAGGCGGGCGAGAGGCTCAAGGCCCACAAAAAGGTCTTTCAGGGACTGGACCCGACCAAGCCGCTGTCAGAGTTCTCCTTTTGTGTCCTGGACACGGAACTGACCGGACTCCGGCGGCGCCACGAAATTATCTCTATCGGCGCTGTGCGGATCGAACATCTGGCCTTAAAACCCCTGGACCGGTTTTATACCGAAGTCTGTCCCAAGGCTTGGACCAAAACAGGAACCCTGATCCACCGCATTTCGCCCCAGCAATGCCAGGATGCCCCAAAGATCGGGAAGGTCCTGCCCGAGTTGATCGCCTATCTCGGCACCTCGCTGCTTATCGGGCACAATATCGCTTTGGACCTCCAATTTCTCCAAAAGGCATGTAAAAAACACCTCGGCCACCCACTGGTGCATCCTTGTATCGACACCCTGCGCTTGGCCCGGGTCTATGAGGAATCCCGTTGGGAATCGTATTATGACCGCTTCACCCTCCGGGTGTCCTACCAACTTCAGGAGTTGGCCCAGGCCTATGGCCTGCCCTGCTTCCCGGCCCACAACGCGGCTTCAGACGCCCTGCAGACCGCCTATCTCTTTGTGTATCTGGTCCATAAACTCCGGGAAACTCATCCGCTGGTGACCCTGGAGGAACTGTACCGCTGCGGTCGCGGCTGGAGGTGGTATTTCTGA
- a CDS encoding putative nucleotidyltransferase substrate binding domain-containing protein: MPRHHRHNSLEAQSIVDFLSQTLPFADLPRDTVADLARQCEIDFAPNKTLLFRENVTVINALLIIQKGGVRLFMRDQSGIPILTDYRGEGDTLGGLGLLRGSKATMNAETVEDTFFLRLPAKYFHQVLNAYPAVAKHFLDKFSGDFLNRALDSLRQSTLHSETTAPLPLFTTRVEELIARPLVSMPSHMPLWQAAEKMSREGVGALLVYSEEGIPAGIVTDKDFRDKVVAQKRDGNEPLSAIMSAPVETVSGQTTSINALLQMMEKHFHHLVVEDSAHTPCGMISSHDFMLLQGQSPFSLFKELQRATHLHQLHGFAAKQTRLMASLFGHGATTTHLGHLNAALYDLLTERLVTLLQEHFGPPPAPLCWMCMGSEGRREQVLPTDQDNCLVTAELPPEQRQAGRTYFRHFGEAMVEELIACGFPPCPGEMTAASPHWNQSITKWETTFSHWLREPDSKEIMLATIFFDIRSVTGHPGLGEHLRDLIQNKVPREDIFLRHMAMDCLTSRPPLTLFKQFVMEKDGASKNRLDLKGRGLMPLIDGVRILALAAGIRATGTLERLEALRLQAEISDELCSELSEAFEFISHLRTAHQLHQWKNDQAPDNLLAPETLTSLEKRTLKEAFAVIRREQQFIRDRFRLHI, from the coding sequence ATGCCACGACACCACCGCCACAATTCCCTGGAAGCCCAGTCCATAGTCGACTTTTTGAGCCAGACCCTGCCCTTTGCCGATCTGCCGCGCGACACGGTGGCTGATTTGGCCCGGCAGTGTGAAATCGATTTCGCCCCGAACAAGACCTTGCTCTTTCGGGAAAATGTAACCGTTATCAACGCCCTGCTTATCATCCAAAAAGGCGGAGTCCGGCTCTTTATGCGCGATCAGAGCGGCATCCCCATCCTGACCGATTACAGAGGGGAGGGGGACACCCTCGGCGGCCTGGGGCTGCTGCGCGGCAGTAAAGCGACCATGAATGCGGAGACCGTTGAAGATACCTTTTTCCTCCGCCTGCCAGCGAAATACTTCCACCAGGTCCTCAACGCCTATCCGGCCGTGGCCAAGCATTTTCTGGACAAATTTTCCGGGGACTTTTTGAACCGGGCCCTGGACAGTCTGCGCCAAAGCACGCTGCATTCCGAAACCACCGCCCCCCTGCCCCTGTTCACCACCCGCGTCGAGGAATTGATCGCTCGGCCACTGGTCAGCATGCCGAGTCACATGCCCTTGTGGCAGGCCGCGGAAAAAATGAGCCGGGAAGGGGTCGGTGCTCTTTTGGTGTACTCAGAGGAAGGGATCCCAGCAGGGATCGTGACTGACAAAGATTTCAGGGACAAGGTGGTGGCCCAGAAACGGGACGGCAACGAGCCCCTCAGCGCGATCATGAGTGCGCCGGTTGAGACGGTCTCGGGGCAGACAACGAGCATCAACGCCTTACTCCAGATGATGGAAAAACATTTCCACCATCTGGTGGTCGAAGACAGTGCCCATACCCCTTGCGGCATGATTTCTTCGCACGATTTCATGCTCCTGCAGGGCCAATCCCCGTTTTCCCTGTTCAAGGAACTCCAACGAGCAACCCATCTCCATCAACTCCACGGGTTCGCGGCCAAACAGACCCGGCTTATGGCCAGCCTGTTCGGTCACGGCGCCACCACCACCCACTTGGGACACCTCAATGCAGCCTTATACGACCTTTTGACCGAACGGCTGGTGACCCTTTTGCAGGAGCATTTCGGACCGCCTCCGGCTCCCTTGTGCTGGATGTGCATGGGCAGTGAGGGACGACGGGAACAGGTTCTGCCGACAGATCAGGACAATTGCCTGGTCACGGCCGAATTGCCTCCGGAGCAACGCCAGGCCGGCAGAACATATTTTCGCCACTTCGGCGAAGCCATGGTCGAAGAGTTGATCGCCTGTGGCTTCCCGCCCTGCCCGGGCGAAATGACCGCGGCGAGCCCTCATTGGAACCAGAGCATCACCAAATGGGAGACCACCTTTTCCCATTGGCTCCGGGAACCGGATTCCAAAGAGATCATGTTGGCCACGATATTCTTCGATATCCGGTCGGTCACTGGACACCCGGGGCTTGGGGAACACCTGCGCGATCTGATCCAGAACAAAGTTCCCCGGGAGGATATCTTCCTGCGCCACATGGCTATGGACTGCTTGACCTCCCGCCCTCCCCTGACCCTGTTCAAACAATTCGTCATGGAAAAGGACGGGGCTTCTAAAAACCGCCTGGACCTCAAAGGACGCGGCCTGATGCCGTTGATCGACGGGGTTCGTATCCTGGCCCTGGCCGCAGGCATCCGGGCCACGGGAACCTTGGAACGGCTTGAAGCCCTCCGTCTCCAGGCTGAAATTTCGGATGAATTGTGCTCGGAACTCAGTGAGGCCTTTGAATTTATCAGCCATCTGCGCACAGCGCACCAATTACACCAATGGAAAAACGACCAGGCCCCGGACAATCTGCTTGCCCCGGAAACCTTGACCTCCTTGGAAAAACGGACCCTGAAGGAAGCATTTGCCGTCATCAGGCGCGAGCAGCAGTTCATCCGCGACCGCTTTCGGCTCCATATCTAG